The nucleotide sequence acAGACTGATATTAAAGTATTTAGTACAAGCTGATTTCAAAGCAAGAAATGAACAGCAAAAACACAGCTAGCTACTTTTGCAATgattcattaaaattaaaatgctacATAGTCCTGTTGGATTGTGATTTGTGACTGTACAAAAATAGGAGTTACACTGGAGAAGATAGCAATGTTTAAAGTAGACTTCTAATTCAAATCACAGGTCTGAATTCTACCTTTAATTTCACTAAAggttaaaaatcaaattttgaaTTGAAAACTCTACAGTAATCATGTAACAGGCATATTGAGAGATTTACTCCGTGTGTTTCTTTGGATAATATATAGATGGGTGTAACGAACCTCAAAATGTACAGCGGGATTCACTGAAATGtagtttgtttgggttttaactaccagaggaaagggaagcactttttaaaaaattttcagtTCCCAAGGCAATTAGTACCACAAAAGAAGATTCAAGCTTCTGCAGGAAGGTTCCCTACCCCTCCAAGTAGATTATCCAACCCCTTTCCTACCACCTGAGAGATGAATTTTTGTGCCAAGTTTCaacagtattttattaaagTCAATTCTAGAAGATGagaactttattttaaaaaatcagaaatgctCATTGAATCACAGAGATTCTGGAATCTCTTTCACCAGTTTCACTTCAGGCAGTCCGCACAATGTCATGCAATCTACAGattgctctttctctttttccttgttcCAGACTAGTGTGAGGAAACTGTTACTGCCCTCAGCAACTCTATGATATTTGATGCAAACTTTGGGGTATTCATCCTTTGGACAGGATAACGCCACTGTAGAAGTTACACACAGACACTGGATTTATTTCCCTGTAACAATGGGGTTAGTTCTCGGGCTCACAGGAGTTAAAagggggtggctgctgctgccccacagctAACATGGAGTGGGAAGGAAACCTCTGCACCCCACCTGCAAGCTGAAAACCATAGGAACGTGTTACCTTGGAAGAACTCTGATCTCCTGCTTACAGAAGGTAAGCTCCTGTTTAGCCCCAAGATCCGGTCCAAATGAAAGGCAAACACCTCGCTCATGTCGAGAGGTCTTTTGACAATTCCACAGCGTCCTTGATTACAAGCAGTTCCCACAGTGCTGGGACCTCTTGCAAATACTACCAGGACTGCTTTGTGCGAAGGTACTTCTTGAATGCTCTCAATGGGAGAATCTGCCAGCATGCGCATGCTTAGGATGTCATCTTTGCTCATCCAGGAGGGAGAGCTCTCACTGTAAATCCTGATATTGCTTTcctcaggctggagctgtgcctttACAGCTCCAGAAATCCTCCCAGGTCTCTGGTGACCTCTCTCCTTGATAGCCATTCCTTTATGTCTGTGTTCATCCAGTTGGTACTTTCTTGCCTCCAGAGCAATTGCTGCTTCCATTGTGCCTGCAGCATGTGTGGCCCACCCTGGCTGTTGGGCAAAGGCCTCTTCCCAGCCCATAAAAGTGGCTTTTGAAAAGTGTTGCCCATAGAACAAAGGggttgcatttttcttcctgcgCTTTGGCTTCACTGTGCCTCTGATGTTGGCAGGCTTGCTGCGCTTGGACCGCAGGGTGATATAAACTACATTGGGTGGCAGCAAGGTCCCATTGCTACCAAGCTGGGGTTCCTGGAAATTGGGTGGTGACAGGGTGCCATCCAGTGGGATGCCCAGAAAAGGAGTTTGAGCTGCATCTTGGAGACTCCTGGAATTGATCTTTTGATGTCCTCCTTTGTGCTGTGGTAAAACATGACCCACTTGGCTGACAAGGAATCCCAGGTAGATCACACAGGCAGCGCCCACTAGCAGATTCCTCCTTGTCCTTGGGCGTCTGCAAGTCCAGAGCCTCAGTACCCGTGAGGGCCACAGGCAGCAAATAAACAAGTTTTTGACTTTACTTGGCTGATCAAAAGGGGTCATTTCTCTAGTGAATCCACATGATGAAAACAGCATAAAGTCTTCTGTACATTCCAGCCAGGAGGATGATGCATGATTTCCCTTCCccaatttctgtttctccttttcgAAGAAGCTTCCAGCATGGGTGATGGACAGAGGCTACTGATATGCCTGGGAAAGTGGTCAGCACTAAGGATGCTGACACTCCACCTTCTCAAACTGTTGAATTCTTATCAGCCATCACAGGGGAAGTGATTGGCTTCAGAGAATGAATGGAGCCAGCTGCGTAAGCAAAGTTTACTGACTTGTAGTCTAAAAGATCTATGTATCTTCTTTGcaaactgcaaaaagaaaatagtagCATTTCCTTTCGTTACTCACAAATAGCATCTGTGCCtctgtatttttcagagaaaagaggTTCTAGATGAGACAGTATGCATGTAGAAATTTTTCAGGATACATCTTTTACTTTCTCAGTACAGTATAAATCAAACACCAAAACAATTAAATACAGGCTCAATTTGCAATCTCAGCTGGATATATTCCAGCATTAGAAAAAAAGCCGGTCAAACCCAGATCATTATCTTTTTCTTACGAGACAAAGTCTTAACTAAACCTCATGTTATGGAAATGCTGTAAATGATCCAAATACGAACCAGTGACTGTAGTAGTTAAATATGCACATATTCactaatataaaaatatattagagTGCCAATTTCCCTGGTTGACTATGAATATAGTTCCCATAATTCATAAACACACACTAAAGTTGAAAGAtggttaattttcttcactctTGTGAAGCCATAAAAAGAATGTAGctatagtttttaaaataaaatgacagtGGCTTATATATCCTTTCCAAGAAACAAAGAATAAGTGCGTATTGTATATATaatgctataaaaataaaatttcttacCTATTCAGCTTGACACATCCTTTGTTCTGGTAAACTCCTTAGGTTAATAAAAGTAACTGAGCAAAAGCTGGCATCTAGAACATATTTCACTTTTAAGTATGGTTCACATTTAGGTATTTCATTGCAAGCTAAGAACTGTTGGGAAGCTAACTTTACTGAGAGGTTGTTGCATATGAACTGCTATAAACTTACATGAACCTCACGTtataaaaaataccccaaaccaaacaatcccacacacaaaaccacagcaacttctattttaaattctgtaatgAAAAGTCCTGTGAAGTATGTGCCTTTCAAAAGTGCATTCCATCTATTTCTAACTCCTGAGAGCCCCCTAGTGCACTGCATGCAAATGTACCGAAGAAATTCCCTTTTCTGCATTTagttttttagtttcttttattttaaaataccgCCCACCCCCTGGACTTAAGAACTTTTGGGAATCATATATTGTTGTGATGAGAACTGAAAAAGCAGATAGCGACTTTTAAAACGCTATTAATCTGCTACTAAACAGCTCAGGAGCTCATGAGTGTCTCCTATTTGTGTATGCCCATATTTGTGCCTTCTGAAGTGAGGCACAGTATAGTCCCTGTACAGCTGGAAAAGTTGAGGATGACAGAAGTTAAGGGGAAAGCTCTGACATCTGACTCCTTTCCTAGTCTaagtataaaataataaaatggatATGTTCACTGCAATTCAAAGTAACGGAAATATTCTCCTCTTCATAGGTAACACTAAAGGAGAATAGACAGTTAAGAAGTTAGTTTGTGTTTCATATTAGTCCAATCTGAATTTATAAAACTTTGtaggtggatttttttaaacaagccaTCACTTACCTTTACTTTTTGTCTAAATATACACTGTCAAGTTAAAATTTCAGTATCCGTGCCCATTACCAGTAAAAGAGCCTTCCTATCATCTGTTTTTTCCAAATCTGAGTTTTTTAGAGGAATTGTGATTGTATGAAATATCTCCATCCACTTCagttcttctctcttttttttaaattaaaatctaacTGATGGGACATATCCCAAACAAAGAGAATTTATTCAAAAAGCTCCAGACAAGCTGCTTGAGTTGGAAATGTATCACACTGTTTTCAAATACCCAGTTCCTGCATGTACACAGCACCTGTCTATTACAACCAAGCAGAACCAAAGCACAGTACATTCCAGTTACTAACAGCTCTCCCCTACTGTAACAGTTCTCTGAAATTCTCTGTAATCTATGTAATCTTTCTACTGTTACTCTTTAAAGATTATCTGGAGGAAATTATAAAAGGATATGGAGAATTGTTCTTCACTCCTCATTTCATTTGTAGCCTTGAAATCATAAGGTGGTGTACACACTGATGTACAGTGTTgactgctggggttttttgaggcTTTCTAAAGCAATagtatttcctttatttctcatGTTCAGAAGAGAGAACTCATGTATTGGTATGTACTTTGGAATGGATGGTGGTAGAAAATCAACTAAATAGAATACAGAATCTTATTAGCTTAACAGATGTTTGCCTCTAattttggaattttaaaaagcagaatatcAAGTGACTTTTTTTATGTCAGCCCTTGTGGTGTACAGCTCCAGTGCCCCAGCAGATACCACAAAATAATGAAGGCTGAAATGACTATTGAgttgtctggaaaaaaacccatttcatCCTGTTTcacaagaaacaaagaaaatgcattttgttcAGGTGGGTACTATTCTTCTTTCTGGAATCATTCTAACCCAAAGCTACTGCAAAGCACTAAAGGGCACTACTGAGCAGAAACAGTACTTCTTCCGTGGTCATAAAATACTTAAGACAAACTTTCAGAACAAACAGACTGAACAGCAGTTGTTGTCTGACCAAATTCAGGCCTACATTACTTCACTTTGCTACCTACAGCTAGCCTGTAATGTCTGTTAGATTTTGTATTTGTTCCTTGCTCTAAACTGTACCTGTGATATTGCCATCAGCATCCATTAAACTCAGCTTTTCATGTAATTTCTTCATATACCCATATTTCATGGTCAGTGTTGTACCTTCCTAAGGTTAGGAATACAGGAATATAAAAACTAATATAGGTAAATAGCAATGAATGGAAGAGGGGAATTTAAGAAGTATTTTCTAGTCCTTCACAGTTGTAAGTATAATGTGTAAATGTGAATGAATAGCTGGACTAACTATTTGcaattttttgcttgttttttgtggtttttttttttttgtttgtttgtttgtttagctTTGAAGATCACCTCCACCTATACCTGCATTTGTAGAGGTTTTCTGCTGGTGCTGGACAAGCTGCAGACTCTGAAGCAGCTGGTGGCCTGCACTGCTGCCAGTCTTCCCGTCAGGCAGTCTCTGCCCAATTTGCAGAGACAGGTGGAATGTGCCAATGCCCAGCAATCACAAGGTCCCATGTCTTGACTTGTGTCAAGATAAAGATCCCTGGACACCTGAAAGGATGTGGTTACAGGCTAGGCTCCTTAATGCATGTGCTCTTGCTTTCTATGTGCAGGCAGTTCAGTGTAAAAGGTTAACATTTTTcctaacacttttttttctgaataaaataacACAACATATATACTTGCACTTTAGAATTCTTATTTTTTGCAGGCTACATTTGTGATTATCATACAGAACATTATTCCTCTTGGCTGCATTATAGCTGTACTGTTTCCATAGAGACGTTCTGCTGTTCATCTCAATGACATACGAACAGACATTTATGTTAAAATGATTGATAAATGGTGCATTCCCAGCTTTACCAAATCCATACTACTGACATCTTATTCTTTAGAGAAACAAAGTAAGCCCTTATTACAGATGATGCAAATTTGATTTGCAAAATATGAAGCATTACTTTAGAAGGCTCATGCTGTGTTTGTAAGGACATCAATTTGGGCTGCCATCTGGAAACTGTACTTCAAGAGTACAGAGAGAAATGTTTGCATCGTGACTAAACATGCTGACTAATAGTCTGTGCTTTAACTGGTCTGGATCAAATCCTTACAGGGAAATCTGCAAAGATCTCTTCTTGACATCatgtgaaagatttttttttcctacttgatTTTGGTTGCCAAACAACACAGGGGTTTCCAGACCAACAGGTGGTATTTTttgtgcttaagaaaaaaacctggatgCCTTGACTGGGCTTGGGGGTTTTTCTTGCCTTGCTGCGCACCACAGGGCCAGCAGCTGTTGCATGGCCTCAAAATGTCCCTGCCTTGCCCGGGATGCCCTCCCCCCCTGCAGGTGCCTtcagcccccagccctgtgacagcctccagcagccagcGAGACCGCAGGAGCGAGAGGAGCTGCAAGGAGGCCATGCTATCCTCTCTGAGAGCAGCCCCATCTTTGAACTACGTGTTCCTGCACAATTGTTGCCAAAACTTGGGTGCCTtttctggagcacaagtcctatgaggagcagctgagggagctgggggtgtttagcctggaggaagctcaggggaaaccttatcactctctacaactgcctgaaaggagggtgtagccaggtgggggtcggcctcttctcccaggcaaccagggtcaggatgagaggacataACCTCAAgctggggaggtttaggttggacattaagaagaatttcttcacagaaaatattgCAATATACTacccagggagatggtggagtcaccgtccctggaggtgtttaagacTGGACGTAGCACACAACAGGTGATGGACTGTCTGGCAGGTGCTGGAGTCACTGTTCCTGGGGGTGCTTAAGACGGgaatgtggcacttagtgccctccatggtttagttgacatggtggtgttggttcacaggttggactcgaagacctcaaaggtcttttccaaccattctgtgattcttcagTTACGGTCACAGCACCGGCCTGTTGAGGCCACAGCCGCAATTCCACTGGGGAGGAAACTGTCTCATCCGCGCGCTTACGGCCGAGAGGGGCAAAGGTGCTTTTATCACGACATGAGCGCATTAACTTAAGGTTTCTCTTAGTGATTCCTCCCCGCCAGACGGGAAGCCAGCAGCCCGGGGCATCCCCTCTGCCACGGCGGCGAGAGAAAGGCAGTCGAAAACGACCCCGCACTCGCCTCCGCCCCGCTCCCggacagggaggaaggaggaggccAGTGGGCAGAGGCGGATgagagcaggcagctggaggCGGGCCGAGCCGCGGGGCGGCGCAGGCGCGGGCGGGAGGCCTGTGCGCGGGCCCGGCAGgagcgcggcgggagcgggtgcggaggggcgcgggcggcggggccgcggccgcaCGGAGGGACGGGACCGGGGATCTGTCGGTACGGGCCTGTGCCGGCCGCCTTCCGCCCCGGAGCGGAGCCGGGCGCCCTAAAACTGGCCGCGGTGGTGAGCCGGGCACAGGGCACTGTGGGAAGGAAGGCGTTCGGCTGGAGCGGGGTCTCGCGTATCCCCCCGGGGTGCGGTGCCGAGCAGCCGGGCTGCCCTGCCGCGGCGCCCGGGGCCGAGGGCCGGGCCGTGTCCCGCGCGTAGCCCGGGCCTGCCCCGGCGCGGTAGCGCCAGCGAAGCCACAGCGGCTCTTGTGGAGCTCTCAGCTGAGCGTTTTCCTTGTTGCGTGATAGCACTTAGTGAAAACAGTGCCCGAAGAATGTCTTTTCAAAGACTTCACCTTAGGGAAGCAAAGATACATTTCTTGAGCAAGGGCCCCGTCAAGGGTTATGGTATCACTTTGGGGACGTTTCTCTGAGGCACCTCGGGACTGATAGAAGTGTCCtaaattaaaagtgaaagtATCCTCCCTTAATGGCAAATGGATGATAGGAGAATGTGCAAATAAACAGTCAGTGTGACATGCAACATTTGAAAACACCCACTCAATTAGCAAAGAGGTTCTTTGGAATCTCGGCAGCAATTTGGATCACCATTGAGGTGAAAGCTCTCAAAGACAAGCCTCTTGATTTCGTCCCTGTCTGCAGAGACCGCAGCGATGTGTTGGTGTTGCAGTAAGTGAGCATCATGATTTGTTGTGGGTAGAAAATGGTGTCATATTTCTGAGGGAAGCGTGAAAATGCAGCCCGCAACACTCAGTGGGGGGAACCAGTGAACTTAGTAGGCTAAGAGCTGTGTGTGCCAACAAAATTCCAACATCCAACAACAAAATTGTCTTTCTTCTGCTGCGTGGGAACCCTGAAGTGCTTTTCCCGGTAACGGCAACTTAGCGGAAAAAAAGCCTTCAATAACAATATCAATTCCAATTGCCTCTGCTTGAGTTTCAGATACAACCACTATGCTTTAAGATCATAGCAGCTTCAGCAAATGTTCTGGTTTGGCATTTGTTACCTCTAAGTCTTTGGAGGCACATATGGAAGTACATCTGGCAATAACATAGGATTGAAGAGAACAGGCTTTTAGTGAACTTCCAGGAGCTCTCTGATGTGGAATGTATGTAGAAAAAGTATAGTCAACTTAAAGCTGTGTGCCGGTTTATTATTTGTTCTTGACATACAATAGCAAAAGTATTtagcttggaagggacctctggaggtcattgGCTCAACTCCCTGCTTAAAGGAGTGCTGTCATCAAAGTTAGAGCAGGTTGCTTCAGGCCTTGTCTGATTAAGCTTTTTCTTGAAGGATTTGAAATGGAGTTGAAAGCTGGGTCTGAAATTTAGCCAAATTTGGAAGAAAGTGTCACAAGCTTTGGAAAGTTACAGAGTTCTAACCAGTGTGAATGAAGCATACTCTTGCTTAGTTAAGTGGAAGCTGTGTTTCCTCTCCATTTTTGGGGTGAGGATTCTGGTTCTCCAATTGTGCAAAAGTCTTCACTGTGCACAATGCAGAGATTTTTGGAAGATACATTGTCCTGCAGCACAGTTCTCTTAGTAGatacaaaactgaaatatttttaaagtaacatttCTCTATGCAAAACTGAAACGACTGGCAAACcactttaaataaataagtcATTATGCAGATAAGATACTAACAACCTTTTAAATTTGAAGGCAGAAGTGGTGATTCCAGCAGTCACAGAGCTGCAGTGTAATCCGCTTTATTTCTACACCTTTAACAGCAGGAAGGTTTTCTGGGCAAAACCCAACTCTTGTGCCTTACTTGTCCACTAGATGAGTTAAATGTTTTCACTCAGAGATTCAAGTTTGATGGAATGAAGAAAGCTGATGTCAGCGTTGATGTGTCTTAATCTGTTCACAGCATGTCTTAGTGTATCCTGTGAAGTCAAGTCTCTGAAGAAATCGAAGCATTATTGCTTGCACTGCTCAGTGTCTACAGGTCCTGGGTAAAACACACTTTGTAGAAGAGTATTAAATACAGTTCTTGGAGAAGCTTATCCTCTAAGTAGGAAGGAAGGATGAAgagtgagggaaaaaatataagtggaagcagctgtgccatTGTAATGATGTGTCTTTTAAATGTCATCACTATTTCTCTTAAATGCTCAAGTTAGAAATACATTGGCGTCTTTCAAGGGGAAAATTATAGAAATTAAATTGTTATATTAGTTGTGGAATCAAACTTTTCATCTGCTAATGCAGATAATTTCAGCAGTCACTGGTGGCCCTGCTGAAGCTGTGGATGAAAGCAGATCAGCAGATACAGTTCTCAGTGTCCTAAGGACTGTGAAGAAGGTAAGACTAGGTAAAATAAGATGAAAGAATGTTCATCAGCTCAGTTCTTGTGCAGAGAGTGTGGTTACAACACCTTTTACAAGACGTGGCAAAATTTCCACCAtcttatttcagctttttttctccaggcagTACCTAGTCCACCTACAATGGGAAAGGGCAAACTGCACTGGGATGCTTTTGGATTCAGTGTAAATAGCATTACTTTGACAAGAGGATTGCATGTGTATTACTATAACTATATTAAGTATCCTGTTGCCATTTGAAGTTAAGtttccaaatgcttttcttATATGTAGTCTTTCAAGTGTGGTATGAAGATTATGTACACAAAGTTCATGTTATGGTGCTTGTCCTCAGAGACACCTTTTCTGTCAAAGTTATAACTCATATCAAAAGTATATGTGTGGCACATCTGTTGAGTGTAACCTCAAAATGACTCTCCCACTTTCAGAAAAGTCAGAGGTATTCTGGGACTAAAACTATCATTGCCTTTATTATTATACTTACGTGGAATGGACAAAGAAATTTTAGAGGCTCCCTTTGCTCCCCACAGAAAAATGAACCTTTCTTCATATTTTGTATTAGCTAGAGCAATCCCTGTGGTTACCTTATGATTCCGTATTGATCCCAGTGTGGCACCTATAGAATCTCTGCACCTGTTCCAGACTGCTCGACTATGGGTCTGCTGTACCTGCTTCTGCCAATTAAGATTTTGTCTAACCCCGGGTTTTTTTGCACACCCCATTGTTACCCCCCTGCCTTGGCTACAGGAATAAGGAGTATTCTGATAGAGCATCTCACTAAAGATCAGTTCTCCCCATAGCCCTTGCAGGTTCAAGTCCTCATAACCTTTGAGTGCAGCTCTGCATTCACTTTCTGTGTCTTCAGACAAAACATACAATATTGATTGGGGATTATTATGCATCTGTTCTTAAGTCACTTTATTCATGTTTTATGGCAGGTTTTCATGCAGTTCTACAGTACACTTTGCagtttatttcagcttttaagaGATCGATAAGTAGGGTCCTTTAAGTTTCAGATTTCTGAACTAGGTTGGTATTATTAATAGTCCACATACTTAATTCCACTCTTTGATTTCAGATTCTGTAAGGACCTGCAGCAAAACAACTCCACAAAAAGAAGCACCTTCAGAACAAAGATGAATATCGGGAAAGCTTACAGTGCTGTTAACATCAGCAATGGAACAGATCTAGCTATTGGCTTTACCTCTTCTGCAGTAGCTGTTCTTCTATTTGGGACAAACTTTGTGCCTGTCAAGAAATTTGATACTGGTGATGGTAAACTTAATTATATTCCTTTCTTTGGTTTGCTATTTTTGCTAATAGGAATAATATTTTACCAGCAAATTACTAGAGTTTCAAGGCTGTCATCACAGCCTTAATCCAGAGAGTGTGTTTAGTTTTGTCTGCTGTTGTTAGGGTATAAAGCAATAATAGAGCTTCAGCATGTGGCATATCTTTGAAGAGCATTTTTATATGTTGTGCACGTCGACAGTGATGATGTACATTTCATGAGAATTCCACAATGGAAAGTGAAATGTCCTTTGTTCTACCCTTGTGGGGATTCTCGGATACATACGGTGTTTTTATAAATAAGGTAGAACTTGTTGGACTTTGCAGCATTGCCTTTCAATTGCGACCCtaacataaaaacaaaaactgaaagtCTAATAATTTTATATGGTGACTTGGTAAGAGGAAACAATTGTTCCTATTTCCTACTTGGAATATTATCACTTTACTAGGTTTGTGTTCGATTTCCATGTTTACGTGAAGCATAACCCGATTACCAGATCCCTAGATGAATAAATCTGCCATTATGTTATTGCAGTATAGTACCTGCATTGCAGTCTGGATATAACCTCTGCTCTTTGTGCCAAATATGACCCTAACAAGACAAACTTAGGCTTTCAAGGGAAAGTCTAGCACAGCTGGCATAAAGTTAACTAGTCTGCCTAACTGACCCTTCAGGAATCTACAGAGGTAGAAGAGATCTGTCACTGCCCATCCTCAGTGTCCAGGATTGGTGGAAAAGCTTCAGCTTTGAAGAAGTTTCATCCTGTGCATGCATCTGTGTTAGCAGCTACTGGGGTGGTGGGAGAAGTTTGCAGCAACTGAATGTCATCTTTGTCAGAAGTCCATCaaaattttcatgtgtttaaGAATCAGAGCTTGTGTAAACTTTGTCTAGCAAAGTGTCTTTTGCAGCTCTGTAGGAAGAATGCATGGTAAGGAAAAGACTGACCGAATTATAAGCCACCCTACAAATACATCCTTTGAATAAATTGTAATGTGGTTCCCTGAAATTCACAAAGGAGGTGGCcaccttttgattttttttctgtactacTGTATCTAAGGTAAACATATTCTGGTAAGAGATTCACACATGCGGTATTCTACAAATTCTCTGTTGTGTGCCTTTGATTTTTCCACAGGCATGTTCTTCCAGTGGATTCTCTGTGCCTCCATATGGATTGTTTCTTTAGTGGTCAATTTGATCCAGAATTGCCCCCGGTTTTGGCCTCTGGCTATGGTTGGAGGTTTTGTGTGGGCTACAGGTAAGGAATAAGAGATTCCAATTCTTGAAACTTTTCCATATATAAGATAGTAGTTATTTAGtagtgtcctggggtgactttatgatgtgtatcccatatcgctgccctatgcccaggaattaatttttatgcatttttatgcctttaaactgagcctgagagggggaaggaaaaactgagcaaaactttttcaaagcagtttgcagtttgttcaaggtcacacagagatagggacttttctttccagctgtggcaggggagggaggaggcacctggCTTGCGGTTGCCCATTAGCTTTTGGCCAGtagttcagtttctttttctccagagagagactgagagttgaactttttttccttccctggaatttcggattttctccttttgtacTGGACTGctcaatatcagagcacatcaggaggactttccactgagcgcagagggcctggccctgggccaagccccagctctgaggagaccaaagggaggactctaacactttcccaggttttttctccacagcgaaagattttattatttagcattattttccttttcctgtgtgtttgttaaacaaatagtttttatctctt is from Corvus moneduloides isolate bCorMon1 chromosome 5, bCorMon1.pri, whole genome shotgun sequence and encodes:
- the GASK1B gene encoding Golgi-associated kinase 1B; protein product: MLFSSCGFTREMTPFDQPSKVKNLFICCLWPSRVLRLWTCRRPRTRRNLLVGAACVIYLGFLVSQVGHVLPQHKGGHQKINSRSLQDAAQTPFLGIPLDGTLSPPNFQEPQLGSNGTLLPPNVVYITLRSKRSKPANIRGTVKPKRRKKNATPLFYGQHFSKATFMGWEEAFAQQPGWATHAAGTMEAAIALEARKYQLDEHRHKGMAIKERGHQRPGRISGAVKAQLQPEESNIRIYSESSPSWMSKDDILSMRMLADSPIESIQEVPSHKAVLVVFARGPSTVGTACNQGRCGIVKRPLDMSEVFAFHLDRILGLNRSLPSVSRRSEFFQGGQACPVILWDSSLSPTDNSTHSSVRLTWGQYQQLLKKKCWQNGKVPKAEWGCTEIHHHEWSKMALFDFLLQIYNRLDRNCCGFKPLKEDSCMQQGLKLKCDDQDAVDLTHIVQRRHDQRHLAFIDNKGFFDRNEDNLDFKILQGIDEFPASAVSVLKSHRLREKLLQSLFLDKIYWESQGGRKGIEKLIDVIERRSKILLTYINAHGAKVLPMNE